One window from the genome of Nocardioides panaciterrulae encodes:
- the trpD gene encoding anthranilate phosphoribosyltransferase, with product MTVTTTWPEVLSALVAGTDLTSEQTAWAMGEIVAGEATPVQVAGFAVALRAKGETTEEVTGLTEAMYAACQPLSVPGRLLDIVGTGADRSMSVNISTMAAIVAAGAGARVVKHGNRSASSKSGSADVLEELGIRLDLPVHRVGAVAEEAGITFCFSAVFHPGMRHTAVPRRELGIGTTFNFLGPLVNPARPQAQAIGCADLRMAPVMAGVFARRGVDAWVFRGDDGLDELTTTTTSSVWTVRAGEIERTTIDPRDHGLSLSSLEALRGGEPAYNAEVVRRVLAGERGPVRDAVLLNAAAALAVHDAPSEPVGQALDAGLARANEAVDSGAAQATLERWVAASSAS from the coding sequence ATGACGGTGACGACGACCTGGCCGGAGGTGCTCAGCGCCCTGGTCGCGGGGACCGACCTGACCTCCGAGCAGACGGCCTGGGCCATGGGCGAGATCGTGGCCGGCGAGGCCACCCCGGTGCAGGTCGCCGGCTTCGCGGTGGCGCTGCGCGCCAAGGGTGAGACGACCGAGGAGGTCACCGGGCTCACCGAGGCGATGTATGCCGCCTGCCAGCCGCTGAGCGTGCCCGGACGCCTGCTCGACATCGTCGGCACCGGCGCGGACCGCTCCATGTCGGTGAACATCTCGACGATGGCCGCGATCGTCGCCGCGGGCGCCGGCGCCCGGGTGGTCAAGCACGGCAACCGCTCCGCCTCCTCCAAGTCCGGCTCCGCCGACGTGCTGGAGGAGCTCGGGATCCGGCTGGACCTGCCGGTGCACCGCGTGGGGGCGGTGGCCGAGGAGGCCGGCATCACGTTCTGCTTCTCCGCGGTCTTCCACCCGGGCATGCGCCACACGGCGGTGCCGCGGCGCGAGCTGGGCATCGGCACGACCTTCAACTTCCTCGGCCCGCTGGTGAACCCCGCGCGGCCCCAGGCGCAGGCCATCGGCTGCGCGGACCTACGGATGGCGCCGGTCATGGCCGGGGTGTTCGCCCGCCGGGGAGTGGACGCCTGGGTGTTCCGCGGCGACGACGGCCTCGACGAGCTCACCACCACGACCACGTCCTCGGTGTGGACCGTGCGCGCGGGGGAGATCGAGCGCACGACCATCGACCCGCGCGACCACGGCCTGTCGCTGTCCTCCCTGGAGGCGCTGCGGGGCGGTGAGCCGGCCTACAACGCCGAGGTGGTGCGGCGGGTCCTGGCCGGCGAGCGCGGGCCCGTGCGTGACGCGGTGCTGCTCAACGCGGCCGCAGCGCTGGCGGTCCACGACGCGCCGTCCGAGCCGGTCGGCCAGGCGCTCGACGCGGGACTGGCCCGAGCGAACGAGGCGGTGGACTCCGGCGCCGCGCAGGCCACCCTCGAGCGGTGGGTGGCCGCCTCGTCGGCCTCCTGA
- a CDS encoding response regulator transcription factor, which translates to MTDTTSSRTAPLKVLVYSDDVNTRQQVILALGRRPHPDLPEVEYVEVATEPVVLQNMDAGRIDLAILDGEAVPAGGMGIAKQLKDEIYRCPPLVVLTGRPQDAWLATWSRADAAVPHPLDPVQLAETVVALLRSRVPAGT; encoded by the coding sequence GTGACCGACACGACCTCGTCCCGCACCGCGCCGCTGAAGGTGCTCGTCTACAGCGACGACGTGAACACCCGCCAGCAGGTCATCCTGGCCCTCGGCCGCCGCCCCCACCCCGACCTGCCGGAGGTGGAGTACGTCGAGGTCGCGACCGAGCCCGTGGTCCTGCAGAACATGGACGCCGGCCGGATCGACCTGGCGATCCTCGACGGCGAGGCCGTGCCCGCCGGTGGGATGGGCATCGCCAAGCAGCTCAAGGACGAGATCTACCGGTGCCCGCCGCTGGTGGTGCTCACCGGCCGCCCGCAGGACGCCTGGCTGGCCACCTGGTCGCGCGCCGACGCGGCCGTGCCGCACCCGCTCGACCCCGTCCAGCTCGCCGAGACCGTGGTGGCGCTGCTGCGCTCGCGGGTGCCGGCCGGCACCTGA
- a CDS encoding Lrp/AsnC ligand binding domain-containing protein, protein MITAIVFVKADVARIPEVAEAIAALDGISEVYSVTGQIDLIALVRVRNHDDVAGVVADRLNKVPGVTSTETHIAFRAYSRHDLESAFSLGLD, encoded by the coding sequence GTGATCACCGCCATCGTCTTCGTCAAGGCCGACGTCGCCCGCATCCCCGAGGTCGCCGAGGCGATCGCCGCCCTCGACGGCATCAGCGAGGTCTACTCGGTGACCGGCCAGATCGACCTGATCGCGCTCGTGCGGGTGCGCAACCACGACGACGTCGCCGGCGTCGTCGCCGACCGGCTCAACAAGGTCCCCGGCGTCACCTCGACCGAGACCCACATCGCGTTCCGCGCCTACTCCCGCCACGATCTGGAGTCCGCGTTCTCCCTCGGGCTCGACTAG
- a CDS encoding cytochrome c oxidase assembly protein, producing the protein MLGAASVAVWEAVATLPRFTIGGVLTAWSFEPLPLVLTVWAGGLYLVGVATLRRRGDRWPVGRTVAFVPVGMGAFWFATASGLGTYDLTLLSVHMVQHMILAMLVPLALALGAPVTLALRTLPARPRAWLLALLHSRVARVLSFPPLTLALYVVSPWALYFSGWYDASLHSTFVHEMMHVHLVLVGALFFWPLVGVDPVPGRVGYPARMLLVVLTLPFHAFLGVTIMGQGTLIGHDWYPSLHDGRMGAWLPDPAADQHLAGGILWGSGDLVGLAFFGVLFAQWVRASTKEAAREDRRLDLLEARAARAADPRATRRAARPDAPALDG; encoded by the coding sequence ATGCTGGGTGCCGCGTCCGTCGCCGTCTGGGAGGCCGTGGCGACCCTGCCGAGGTTCACGATCGGAGGAGTCCTCACCGCCTGGTCGTTCGAGCCGCTGCCCCTGGTCCTGACGGTGTGGGCGGGGGGCCTCTACCTGGTCGGCGTGGCGACGCTCCGCCGCCGTGGCGACCGCTGGCCGGTGGGCCGCACGGTCGCCTTCGTGCCGGTCGGCATGGGCGCGTTCTGGTTCGCGACGGCCTCGGGCCTGGGCACCTACGACCTCACGCTGCTCAGCGTGCACATGGTCCAGCACATGATCCTCGCGATGCTGGTGCCGCTCGCGCTGGCGCTGGGCGCGCCGGTCACGCTGGCGCTGCGTACCCTGCCCGCGCGCCCGCGCGCGTGGCTGCTCGCGCTCCTGCACTCCCGCGTCGCCCGGGTGCTGTCGTTCCCGCCGCTGACCCTCGCGCTCTACGTGGTCTCCCCGTGGGCGCTCTACTTCAGCGGGTGGTACGACGCGTCCCTGCACTCGACCTTCGTGCACGAGATGATGCACGTCCACCTGGTGCTGGTCGGGGCGCTGTTCTTCTGGCCGCTCGTGGGCGTCGACCCGGTGCCGGGTCGGGTGGGCTACCCGGCCCGGATGCTGCTGGTGGTGCTCACCCTGCCCTTCCACGCCTTCCTGGGCGTCACGATCATGGGGCAGGGCACGCTGATCGGCCACGACTGGTATCCGTCGCTGCACGACGGACGGATGGGTGCCTGGTTGCCCGATCCCGCCGCCGACCAGCACCTCGCCGGCGGGATCCTGTGGGGCTCGGGCGACCTCGTCGGCCTGGCCTTCTTCGGCGTGCTCTTCGCCCAGTGGGTGCGCGCCTCGACGAAGGAGGCCGCCCGCGAGGACCGTCGCCTCGACCTGCTGGAGGCGCGGGCGGCCCGGGCGGCCGACCCGCGCGCCACGCGGCGTGCGGCCCGGCCGGACGCGCCGGCCCTCGACGGGTAG